In Lemur catta isolate mLemCat1 chromosome 1, mLemCat1.pri, whole genome shotgun sequence, one DNA window encodes the following:
- the LOC123649137 gene encoding olfactory receptor Olfr180-like, whose translation MPKDNHSSTTEFILIGFTDHPELKTLLFVVFFAIYVITMVGNLGLVALIYTEHRLHTPMYMFLGNLALMDSCCSCATIPKMLENFFSEDRRISLYECMTQFYFLCFAETADCFLLAAMAYDRYVAICSPLQYHTKMSKKLCIQMTIGTYIASNLHSMIHAGLLLRLTFCRSNVIDHFFCDIIPLYRLSCTDPFINELMIYIFSMPIQIFTIVTVLISYVCLLSTVFKMKSKEGRGKAFSTCASHFFSVSIFYICLLMYIRPFEKGDKDIPVAIFYSIVIPLLNPFIYSLRNKEVINVLKKIMRNYKIFKQTSSSTANFNLLKCFHK comes from the coding sequence atgCCTAAGGACAACCACTCCTCTACAACTGAGTTCATCCTCATAGGATTTACAGATCACCCAGAGCTGAAGACCCTTCTGTTTGTGGTGTTCTTTGCCATCTATGTGATCACCATGGTGGGGAATCTTGGTTTGGTGGCATTAATTTATACAGAACATCGTCTGCACACACCAATGTACATGTTTCTGGGCAACCTGGCTCTGATGGATTCCTGCTGCTCCTGTGCCACTATCCCCAAGATGTTAGAGAATTTCTTTTCTGAGGACAGAAGGATTTCTCTCTATGAATGCAtgacacaattttattttctctgttttgctgAAACTGCAGACTGCTTTCTTCTGGCGGCAatggcctatgaccgctatgtggccataTGCAGCCCACTGCAGTACCACACCAAGATGTCAAAGAAACTCTGCATTCAGATGACCATAGGGACCTACATAGCTAGTAACCTACATTCCATGATTCATGCAGGGCTTCTATTAAGGTTAACTTTCTGCCGGTCTAACGTAATTGACCACTTTTTTTGTGATATAATTCCACTCTATAGACTCTCTTGTACTGATCCTTTTATTAATGAactaatgatatatattttttcaatgccAATTCAAATCTTTACCATTGTCACTGTCTTAATCTCTTATGTCTGCCTCCTTTCCactgttttcaaaatgaaatccAAGGAGGGGCGAGGTAAAGCATTTTCTACCTGTGCTTCCCACTTTTTCTCTGTCTCAATATTCTACATTTGTCTTCTCATGTATATTCGACCATTTGAAAAAGGGGATAAGGATATACCAGTGGCAATATTTTACAGCATAGTAATTCCATTATTAAACCCTTTCATTTATAGCCTGAGAAATAAGGAGGTGAtaaatgttcttaaaaaaattatgaggaattataaaatttttaaacaaacttcATCCTCTACtgcaaattttaatttattaaaatgctttcatAAATAA
- the LOC123642302 gene encoding olfactory receptor 5K1-like: MNGNNHSLLNEFILTGFTDHPELKTLLFVIFFAIYVITMVGNLGLVVLIYTEHRLHTPMYMFLGNLALMDSCCSCAITPKMLENFFSEDRSIFLYGCMAQFYFLCLAESADCFLLAAMAYDRYVAICSPLQYHTKMSRKLCIQMTTGAYVAGHLHSMIHVGFLFRLTFCGSHQINHFFCDVLPLYRLSCVDPYINELMILIFSGSVQISTITVVLISYLCILFTIFTMKFTAGRSKALSTCASHFLSVSIFYGSLLFMYIRPNSLKEGDKDIPVAIFYTLVIPLLNPFIYSLRNKEVINVVKRIMKKKSFATF, from the coding sequence ATGAATGGGAACAACCACTCCTTGCTAAATGAGTTCATCCTCACAGGATTTACAGATCACCCAGAGCTGAAAACTCTTCTGTTTGTGATATTCTTTGCCATCTATGTGATCACCATGGTGGGGAATCTTGGTTTGGTGGTGTTAATTTATACAGAACATCGTCTACACACACCAATGTACATGTTTCTGGGCAACCTGGCTCTGATGGATTCCTGCTGCTCCTGTGCCATtacccccaaaatgttagagaaCTTCTTTTCTGAGGACAGAAGCATTTTTCTCTACGGATGTATGGCACAATTTTACTTTCTGTGCCTTGCTGAATCTGCAGACTGCTTTCTTCTGGCAGCAatggcctatgaccgctatgtggccataTGCAGCCCACTGCAGTACCACACCAAGATGTCAAGGAAACTCTGCATTCAGATGACCACAGGAGCCTACGTAGCTGGACACCTGCATTCCATGATTCATGTAGGATTCCTGTTTAGGTTAACTTTCTGTGGGTCTCATCAAATCAATCACTTTTTCTGTGATGTTCTTCCATTGTACAGACTCTCCTGTGTTGACCCTTATATCAATGAATTAATGATACTTATCTTTTCAGGGTCAGTTCAAATTTCCACTATTACCGTAGTGTTAATCTCTTATCTCTGCATCCTTTTCACAATATTCACGATGAAATTCACAGCAGGAAGAAGCAAAGCCTTATCTACTTGTGCATCCCACTTTCTCTCTGTTTCAATATTCTATGGTTCTCTTCTCTTCATGTACATTAGACCAAATTCACTTAAAGAAGGGGATAAAGACATACCTGTTGctattttttatactttagtaATACCTTTATTGAATCCATTTATTTATAGTCTAAGAAATAAGGAAGTAATAAATGTTGTGAAaagaattatgaagaaaaaaagttttgcaACGTTCTGA